Part of the Nitrosophilus alvini genome, AAGCATTTTATATGTTTCAAAAAAGTTTTTTATTTTTTCCAATGTAGCTTTAGGAAGGTCGTTAATTGATTTTATCTCCTCAAATGCGGGATCTACTTTTGTAACAGGAACCGCCAATAGTTTCTCGTCCATTCCACTCTCATCTTCCATTATAAGCACACCGATAAGTCTGCATTTGATAACGCTACCTGCCTGAAGAGGGTAGTCGTTCAATACCAGTATATCCGCAGGGTCTCCGTCGTTTGCGAGAGTATTAGGAACAAAGCCGTAATTTGCGGGATAAAACATTGCGCTGTAAAGAACTCTGTCTAC contains:
- the ppa gene encoding inorganic diphosphatase, producing the protein MDINKIGYGENPDKVHALIEIPYGSNIKYEIDKESGAVFVDRVLYSAMFYPANYGFVPNTLANDGDPADILVLNDYPLQAGSVIKCRLIGVLIMEDESGMDEKLLAVPVTKVDPAFEEIKSINDLPKATLEKIKNFFETYKMLEPNKWVKVKDFKGKEEAEKILQEAIEAFK